catatattagaatgatgattagataatttaaaagaattactaattaaaataaaaacttaattataattatacttactgcatccttcggggggttgaagagatcaacaaattttacattttatcagttttggccgacaaccagggacaggaaacttcttcctggtagttcacttgttgtctcaaacaaggaatggcttcaaacgcccaagcctataaaataacggcaataaattaaaatcattattgagtaaaaaaatgaatgatatcataataaaagaaagaaacatttaccatgaaagcctatggaaagccatataagttgattgtctttggcgttaacggagtcaacaaatattggacagtcattttgaagctttcattaccctaaggatagttgttaaacacctcaagatcctgtgagagctttattaaaccaacgcatatgttgttgttaacgtctctcgcccaaagaatattatgtacaaaccaaatcaagcatTATGACTGcttatgcttctttgaaagttctttaacttttaacgcttctatcaaatttttatttttgaagcttggaccaacaatggacaccatgTCATCACGATCAAACGACTTgactttgccttttttgggtgtgtggggtgcttttttggattagaataggtataacttgagaaggaggataacattttagtccagtaactatggcaaactccttccaaccaaaacacacaggcatgccatagtaatttatccacacctcatccatcttatatttgttttcatacataaatctacgcttgagaagttcatataccatgtTCATTTAGAAACAAGCATTATTGTCCTCCgataatcaagatatttcccaaagcagctgtccttgaaataagcatccaatttttgttctcgaagtatttttctaaaggcgtcgaaagattttccaatagctgacttaaccacgaaatcacccgttaaatatgtggcaccatctcactgcattctcacaggatgacaatcaatgctaaaggttttgaccaactcttcgatgaaagggctattagcatttggatcatctcttttgaaacattcctccttccCGTGTTCATCAAATTCTgatcctgattgagataacgcttgtaaagcaagctcatagagtggtagatgtagcctagctatttcacttgttcctttacttggacttgattcagtttctgttcTTTTAGGAGTCATATTATCTataattaacagaaacataaaaaaatatattatagttgattaatgcatcgttaataAGGGATAACATtaaatctaacaagcaaaacagtaaaataatagtttcaacagatcacttatatgttgcaCTAGGTAGTATAATTGTTCCAGCATGTAACAAATTTGTTGCAGCGGATGAGCAATCTGTTACAATAATataaaatgtatcactcatattttaagacagataaatggtctgtgcaacagatcacacattgttgcaacatgagtgatctgttggaacagttaaataacctgttgcaatagatgagtaatctgttgcaataatacaaaatatatcactcatctgttaagaaaaataaatggtctgtTCAGCAAATCACACGTCTATTGcaatatcatttgttgcaacatatgaatgatctattggaacagttaaataacctgtagcaatggctgagtaatctgttgtgataatacaaaacatatcactcatttgttgagaaagatgaatggtttatgaaatagatcacacatctgttacaacatatgagtgatctgtcgaAACAGTTAACAAACCtgcagcaacggctgagtaatctgttgtgataatacaaaatatatcactcatccgttgagaaagatgaatggtctgtgcaacaggtcacacatctgttgcgacatatgagtgatctgttggaacaattatcaacgatcaatattatttaaatttcttcCAATATTGGGTCGTATATCGcagcagatgaatgatcagttggaaaaaccatgtcttggacatgtcctgttgaaagaattgataggattttatccaacaggaggttcatttgttgcatcagatcattaattcGTTGGTtcttctgttgcatcagatggttaattaattgcatcagattttttattcaatgtttaatctattgcaatatattgttaatctgttgcatcagatagttaaactgttgcattatatgctaaatctgttatatcagataattaatctgttgcatcagatttgtaATCTGACAGTTCCtatggtgcatcagatggttgatttATTGTATCATCGGacaaatctattgcatcaaatggttaatatgttgcaccagatgaataatctattggataaaacaaaaaatagtagcatgattttgttcaacagaaaaatagcaatatcaccatttttaccaagaacaaatcaacccaaatcgttgttttgtttttataaacacaaacaataaaaattaaactttaaaaaaatacaacaaataataaaaaatcataattcacttcgaaaagataagagaagaaatatcataaattagggttttattgagATTGCatatcaaattaaagcaacaaatattgaaattgttaaccaatactataagagaagttggctcaagttcctcgttttcttcaaaactaaaaaggccataaatttttacctgtgaaagaagaaaaggaacgatgatgaATTCGAAATCATTGTGGCCgaagagcaaggctgtcacgtcgattgaaggttgaagaattcaaagttgttgtaACCGGAGAGCAAGGCAGTCACGTCGAttgaaaattgaagttgaaaatgaactcaaagcccaactatttatcgtcagatgttgaagtcgccgaggattgaaaggagaaatttgtagaagtgttagttgggagagagttgagagaagttgtcgagagagagagaggagagagactggttgatttgaattgaagaagggtgtgggttaggttgatttgtatttttgaaaagattagaaagttttgaaaatattaatcaagtcgacaattaacttaatcaagttttctaatgattttgaccctttaagttggtcaatgtcaccaatccttcattcaagacttaaaaggcgtctttccttcaattttctgtAGTAACATGGGTAGATAAATAGTCTTGATGTTACATATGCTACATGTAACTAATATCATGGAGTTACAAAAAACTAATGGTCATATGAGTTATAATAAGAACTAATGATTATCTTTTACCACAATTTATATCCACTAACACCAAAGGATAATGAGAGAGTTACAAAACTTAATGTGGTAGATAAATGACCTTTAGGTTACAAGAAACTAATGTCACGAGAGTTACAAGAAACTAATGCTCATATGAGTtacaagacataatgtggtagataatggacaaataaaatataagaagttacaagagttatcaaaatataatgacaCCTCTTTCTCCAATTTATGTtcataaatcatcatacaaaTAAAGATTTTGATATTAAAATCCATCATAGCACCAACATTCCCCCACTCATTTTAACATTTAAATAAGAGAGTTCTTCACCAATTTAGgaatgaaggtgtgctctgcatttAACCTTCACTTAGCAAACCAGTAATCTTTACTCTAGAGTCAGTAGTTTTCTCAAATTTAAATTATGACTGCTTGAGGAAAATAAAGTATTACTGCctacacataatagtcaaggtaTTGACATAGACTTTAATAGCCATCACATTACGGCCTTGTGCTATTTCGATTTTTTGTATACGTTTTTGAGAATGAGCTCAATTCTCATAGGAAGCGTCCTACTTCCACACTCACATAGATGAAATCTGTCAAAGGTGGTCCTGTAATTTTAACACCTCACTCATACGAGATACAGAATTTTATTAAGAGTTTTTAGACTCCACCTCCACAAATCATTACAGAATAATACACTCACGCCATAGAGAGGGATAAAATGATAGTACATTACACAACAAATCATCATATGATTCATTCTTCCCATTGAACTTGATTATAGGATCTCTAATCCCAGATTGAATTCCCCCATATGTGACTCAAATTTTTGAGCTTCAATTTCTTCCCCCTCTTATGTGATTTAGATTATTTTCTTGCTAAGGCTTTATGGAGTCTGCAATATTATCacaaaattaacataattaatattaatatacCATTGATCAATAtctcataatattatatttttctttttatgatctaaatttatcattataataataatttatactcTACCAACATCCATCAACATTTTCGTTGAAGACAATAAAGAATATATCATATGGGAGGGTGTTTGATCCAATGCTAAAACTAAAAGATAACCACAAAAAAGAGCAATAAAGACAAGACTCGAAAGGACTCACTTTGCTTCTACACAACACAATTTTCTGAATACATGTCATAGTTTTGATGAAGTATATGCTAATGACACCTAtctcaaataataaaattatcaagTATAGTTTGGTTCAAACAAGCCAACGTATACAGTCCCTTCGTCTTACAAATTTATCTGACGTGTTTAGCGGagtataattttgtaaaaaaattaatataatcattttattaaaaataaagtgGAATTTAACATATAAAAAGTATCTAAAATATATGTGTAACATGCTAAAGTGAGACAGAAGTCGGAATCTATGACGATGTGATACTATCTAGACAGCTGTATATCGGCATTATCTAAATTTAGAATGAAAGAAGCATCAAGTTCTcttcttattcctttatttttcttttcatacttCTTGCTTTGTTTTTTTAGTAAAACCTGCTTGTTATAAATACCAACATATAGAATAACATCCAAAATCCAAATTCCAATTATATTCCAAAAAAACTAAATAGGACAATATAATTCTGTCGAGGCAATTCATGACTATTCATCGAGTTGTGTTTCTTGCTCTTCTCCTTTTATCCGGTAAATTAAATCTTATTAATTccatatctttcatgtcaaatcattAATTATTTTGTCCTTTCAGTCGATCTACACATAGTGAATCGCTTATTTAAGAATTAATTAACATGATTGTGTTTAATTGTAGGAACAGTTCTACTAGGAAGTAGAGTGGAATCAGCAGCTGCCAAGGCTTGTCCTAGGAATTGTGATACAGATATAGCTTACATGGTTTGCCCATCAAGTGGAGAGAGGATAATTAGAAAAGTATGTACCAACTGTTGCGCAGCACAGAAAGGTTGCAAACTTTTCCGTAGTAATGGATCTATAAAATGTACTGGGACTTAGGATTTGTTAATATAGTAAGACTACTATTAGCTAGAATGGTCACTACTAAAATATTTGTGCAATAACGTTGAGCCTCTACATATATGCTCATACTGTGTCATATGTAATAAGTAAGGTATTTGCCATTCCTAGCTTGTTTAATTAAGCATTACAAGACATGATGACTATATAGTCATCTTGTATTATGCATGAAAACTGTTCTTTTCATTAAGTTGGtgcattttcaaaattcaattcATTAATTCTCCTCGATACTTAATTTTGTAGTATTATAGTAAGAGATATGTGACCCTCATGGTGTGATGAATTTCACATTAAAATGGGAGATGAAGTTGAGACCATATATATGAGTTCAGAATCAATTGTTGAAACGTCTTTTGTCCTTTAAAATTTAAAGGACAGAATGCATGGATGACAATAACACCATATCTAATGTAGTTCCACAGATGGACTGTAGAAAATAAAGTGTAGCAAATCTTATTTAGCTCTTTACTCACGAAGGTAGAGAAATTATTTTCAAACATATCGATAAAAAGATAAGACATTTAAGTGTGATCTATAAcagacatatttatttttattggagGAAATACATGTTAGTAGTTTGAAGTTGATCAAGTAGAAGTGCAAATTAAAGTTCTATCAGCATAGTAAAGTGAGCATCCTTGTGGAGCTAAGCAACAGTTGCATGTAGGAGCAAGTTTTTGAGTCCCTGAGGATGGACACATCATATAAGCTGCTGCATCAAAGCATATTTGTGGACAAATTTTCCCCTCCACTCTTTCCATGTTGCTAATTCCCAAGAGAATCACCACTGttatttatatatgaaacaaattaaatcaagagaTGCTTAGTAGCAATTAGTTCAAAAAGTTTCGACTTTTTCACTTGTTAATTTATTTACAAAAACTCTTTTTATTGTTTACCCATTTTTAGCATCATCTTGAATTAGTGACCATAATAATATACCTAGTTAACAAGGCAATAATATCGGTGAAAAATTTACCCCTACTGAGTGTTTAATGACGCGAAATAATATTTACTTCATATAACGAAGTGAAAAATTTAACAATTGACGAAGTGCATCTAAATACATGTCAtacatttattgatttgatttaataTTCAATGAGAGTAATTTTTTATCGAGAGCTGGAGATCGAGTAACATGAAGTAATATAAGCATCAATTTTATTCTAGCTGGCTAGGAGtttaatttaaggaaaaataacataaacacaccttaacttattattatatcactcttataaaataattagaaaaataccAACTAATTAtgtctttgttggatgtattatgtattttgacAGATCCAAAATCGTAAAAAATATATCGGTAGCTAAtcatgtatctttacaaagaaaaaaatgtatcgtCGTTGGATGTATCCGGAGCTAATTATGAATCTCGAtagattcaaaattaaaattttcaataattatgtaaaattacaaaattttctataattaaactctaaattatCAGAATTTTGGTTGtttgtctttaattttatcaGGTATGGTGAGTAAGTAATTAAGGTTTAAGGAAGGCATACCAGAGAAAAGCAGAAGAGAGAGTATACCAATTTTGCTAATAGCCATTCTTCTTAATTACGTATTTATGTTTCAAATGAGAGGTAATAGCTAGAGAGATCAATTTATAGCAAATCGAACctaggaaaaaagaaagaaaaagaaaaaaaaagagagaattcAAGCAAATTAAGAAACTATGATAAGTGTATAAACTATTGcccaaaaaattattatcataagTGACGTTCGTTTTGTTTAAAATACGTTTATCATTACACTGAAAAAATACATAGTCAAAAGTCAAATTGCTACTTccaattttaagaaattaaaattaaaataataattcctctcatgtttGATCTTCTTTCACTAAATTAAAAATGTGAAATTAGCTCGTTAAGACACCTGCAACCATCAAAATTTTAGTCCATGGTCCAAAATTCCATAAATCTACGTCAGGCATAATTATGTTGCAtgatattaattaaattattaatagtTGAACAATTACTTAGGGTTGATTTCCTGGATTTAGGAATAAGCCCGATGTAAAATTATAGGATGGTTCACGTTAAATATAGTTCTAGACAGTAGCGGAGCCAAGATTTTCACTAAAAAAgttcacaagtgaacatacgaactaatcgAAGGGGTTCAATATATActagatatacataaaaataattttaaacatggaaatatagtataatttttcaccaAAAGTGGTTCGAATGAACCCCGATGTAAAGGGTAGCTGCACCCCTGGTTCTAGACAACAAACACTAATATATTGCACATTTGGATTAATTGTAAGTTAATATTAGAAAAATggaataatttctttttaattttcatttggaGATCAAAAGAGCAATTGTGCcattacaaaataattatcacCTTGCACCAATCAAATGGGATTCATATGCTGAGGACTTGGAAGCAATGAATAATTCAACAAGACAACATACAATAATCAgtttcttttgtctttttttaatGCTGTTTCAACTAATAATCGATTATACTAACTGATTATTTAATGTCTGAACTTATCAAAATTGTAGATGGCGTGAAGCTAGCTGCTGTTTGAATGAAAGTATAAACAATTGCAAACTTGTACATTAAGAAACTTTCTTATAGTAATCAAAGAGGAAAtggatgaatatatatataaccaattaCAATTTGAATCGAAGAAAATAATTCTGTAAAAATCTCTTATTCGTTATTTTAATGTTtcttatatgtaaaaaaaaaaaaaaatcttgttaaAAAGGGTTAAAGCTAAAAACAAATCTACAGtaatatttcttctcaattcaaaatgatttttCATTTCAAGAAGAATAATCAAGACTATACTCATCTCTAGTAATCATTAGaaatgaacttcaaattttttaatataagtaCATCCGTTTTCAAAAATGCTTTCCTCCTAGATATAAAGTTGTTTATGGGGTTACGTAGAGCTAGATAGTATTTTATGTTGGattgtatatttttaaaaattttaaattaatttataaatcatGCTCGGCTAATGGTTTTTATAATCGCATGCGATACTCAATAAATGTGTTTTATAAACGCAATTTCCAATGTGCTTTGTTCATACAAAATCAATTGTCTCATGCAGGTTCAACTCGACACCAGCAACATCTAGTGTAGCTGTTAGAATTGAAAATGTGAGatgatttggaaaaaaatttgtGTATTCATTGCTCAATAATTACACAGATGTATACATGCAATCTTACACTAAAATGCAAAAATTGAAAGGACAATAAACTTCCTAGACTATGTAACAATTTCTAACTAATTTTCGTGCACCTCATTTTATTCTAGAAGGTGCTTCTATTTTCTTGTATTTACTGCAGCGTTATTTGGACTGGACGAAATCTGTTCACACTTTGAGGCCCAAAGCTTATGAGGCGGCCCAAACATTGATCTTCAACAAGGTTTAAATCTCTATTTATATAGACTTGATCTTCATAATTTAATCTAGAATTTTCAACTTTCGTCTCAAACTTTTGATCTCCTTCACCTATTTTATGTGCATCAATGACAAAGAAGATGGAGGAGCTCAGACTTCCCTTCAACATCCCTTCCCAAATTGAAGGGGATAGATATTACGCCCAACTTGTCCATGATAATGTCAATGAGAAGCCTTTTTTTAGTGTCTTAGTAATAAGTTGGCAAATTGACCTTTAGACGAAATGAAAGACAATGAGATTAGATCAGGTAGAAACTATTGAAGCACAAAGTGATAATCTAAATCGATGTGTTTCATCCGCTTATGAAAGACATGATCACGAACAGTATAGATGGTTAATTGTCTTGCTATCGGAGTGAACCTATACAAGAAGAGTCAACCAAATAGAAAGATTCTCAAGAAGTCGCACTAACCagctaagctctgataccatgtgaaaacatgaattttgaacataacTCAGAAGCTAGGTCATAGGATGAGGATTGTCTAAGTCTATATAAAGAGATCGATTGCCCATTCCTTTTCCAATGTGAGACTCTTAAAACTCTCTCACATTCTCAATCCTCGTTAATTGGAGcgtaaaaatataatataaggaCCCAACATCGATGAACAAAGAATTAATTTAGACCTAACTCTAATATCATGtaggaattaaaaataaaatttgagaaattttctttGTATATTTATTGCTCTATAAATACATAGATTTATTCATGTAATCTTACACTAGAATGCAAAAATTAAAAGGATtacaaataattttctaaacatGTAACAATCTCTAACTAATCTCTGTCCACCTCATTTATTCTAAAAGGTGTTTTTATCACACTCTCAGGCCCAaaggttgatttttagcccaaatTAAAATCTCTCTCGACCAGATTTGATCTTCATAGTTCAATCTAGATCTTACAAGTTTTGTCTCAAACTTTTcatctccttctccttctctctTTTGTGCATCAATGATAGAGATGATGGAGTAGGGCTTCTTTTCAACCGTAGTTGATAATTGGTATAGATTTTCTTGAGAAACCAATTTTTCGGCACAACTAAATAAATTTTAGTAAATATGTGGCGTTTAGTAGTGAAAAATAATATGgagtataaaatattaaaaattacataacaccacaacttatctttactaaATCGTACAAATTTTCTATCCCTTTTattaattacttaattttttatttatataaatagtcgAATACATTCacaaattcaaaaactttttggatacataattttaattatatatctcCCTTTTGGCCtaattaatgtattatgtatctcgatcaaAATGGTTTCAAAATGAATGTATCTcagtaatcaaaattatgtatctcaatttcAAAATATGTATCCGAGTAAAAATGGAGTAATCAGCTATTACAATGTtaagttcaaaattatgtatctcaactccAAAATCATGTATTCgaatgctaattatgtattcaaaaattataaaataagaaattatttgtaATTTAGCAAAGCGTAGAAATATGAAGTAATTAGAAATAAACCCGTTGGGATTTAGATAAGTtttttataaaatacatatcaTACATGTAGATGTTAGGAGTTGGGACTAAGCAAATGGGCCAGTTGGGCCGGCTATACATGGGCCAAATCGAAAATGATGGTTCTAAGCCCAACTCTATTCAGCACTGTCTaacctcctcctcctcttctttttttgggctattatttcaattttacctTATAACAGTTcatgtagtttgactcaattccCAAAAGAAATTTGGAATAGAAATTTACCAGCTTACTGAAAAGCTTCACTCAGTAATATTATTATAAGTTGGCTAACTTTTTCATCTCCATAATAGAACTTTATTCACAGCCGAATGGCAAGTTCCATCACGCGTTGCGCTACNNNNNNNNNNNNNNNNNNNNNNNNNNNNNNNNNNNNNNNNNNNNNNNNNNNNNNNNNNNNNNNNNNNNNNNNNNNNNNNNNNNNNNNNNNNNNNNNNNNNNNNNNNNNNNNNNNNNNNNNNNNNNNNNNNNNNNNNNNNNNNNNNNNNNNNNNNNNNNNNNNNNNNNNNNNNNNNNNNNNNNNNNNNNNNNNNNNNNNNNNNNNNNNNNNNNNNNNNNNNNNNNNNNNNNNNNNNNNNNNNNNNNNNNNNNNNNNNNNNNNNNNNNNNNNNNNNNNNNNNNNNNNNNNNNNNNNNNNNNNNNNNNNNNNNNNNNNNNNNNNNNNNNNNNNNNNNNNNNNNNNNNNNNNNNNNNNNNNNNNNNNNNNNNNNNNNNNNNNNNNNNNNNNNNNNNNNNNNNNNNNNNNNNNNNNNNNNNNNNNNNNNNNNNNNNNNNNNNNNNNNNNNNNNNNNNNNNNNNNNNNNNNNNNNNNNNNNNNNNNNNNNNNNNNNNNNNNNNNNNNNNNNNNNNNNNNNNNNNNNNNNNNNNNNNNNNNNNNNNNNNNNNNNNNNNNNNNNNNNNNNNNNNNNNNNNNNNNNNNNNNNNNNNNNNNNNNNNNNNNNNNNNNNNNNNNNNNNNNNNNNNNNNNNNNNNNNNNNNNNNNNNNNNNNNNNNNNNNNNNNNNNNNNNNNNNNNNNNNNNNNNNNNNNNNNNNNNNNNNNNNNNNNNNNNNNNNNNNNNNNNNNNNNNNNNNNNNNNNNNNNNNNNNNNNNNNNNNNNNNNNNNNNNNNNNNNNNNNNNNNNNNNNNNNNNNNNNNNNNNNNNNNNNNNNNNNNNNNNNNNNNNNNNNNNNNNNNNNNNNNNNNNNNNNNNNNNNNNNNNNNNNNNNNNNNNNNNNNNNNNNNNNNNNNNNNNNNNNNNNNNNNNNNNNNNNNNNNNNNNNNNNNNNNNNNNNNNNNNNNNNNNNNNNNNNNNNNNNNNNNNNNNNNNNNNNNNNNNNNNNNNNNNNNNNNNNNNNNNNNNNNNNNNNNNNNNNNNNNNNNNNNNNNNNNNNNNNNNNNNNNNNNNNNNNNNNNNNNNNNNNNNNNNNNNNNNNNNNNNNNNNNNNNNNNNNNNNNNNNNNNNNNNNNNNNNNNNNNNNNNNNNNNNNNNNNNNNNNNNNNNNNNNNNNNNNNNNNNNNNNNNNNNNNNNNNNNNNNNNNNNNNNNNNNNNNNNNNNNNNNNNNNNNNNNNNNNNNNNNNNNNNNNNNNNNNNNNNNNNNNNNNNNNNNNNNNNNNNNNNNNNNNNNNNNNNNNNNNNNNNNNNNNNNNNNNNNNNNNNNNNNNNNNNNNNNNNNNNNNNNNNNNNNNNNNNNNNNNNNNNNNNNNNNNNNNNNNNNNNNNNNNNNNNNNNNNNNNNNNNNNNNNNNNNNNNNNNNNNNNNNNNNNNNNNNNNNNNNNNNNNNNNNNNNNNNNNNNNNNNNNNNNNNNNNNNNNNNNNNNNNNNNNNNNNNNNNNNNNNNNNNNNNNNNNNNNNNNNNNNNNNNNNNNNNNNNNNNNNNNNNNNNNNNNNNNNNNNNNNNNNNNNNNNNNNNNNNNNNNNNNNNNNNNNNNNNNNNNNNNNNNNNNNNNNNNNNNNNNNNNNNNNNNNNNNNNNNNNNNNNNNNNNNNNNNNNNNNNNNNNNNNNNNNNNNNNNNNNNNNNNNNNNNNNNNNNNNNNNNNNNNNNNNNNNNNNNNNNNNNNNNNNNNNNNNNNNNNNNNNNNNNNNNNNNNNNNNNNNNNNNNNNNNNNNNNNNNNNNNNNNNNNNNNNNNNNNNNNNNNNNNNNNNNNNNNNNNNNNNNNNNNNNNNNNNNNNNNNNNNNNNNNNNNNNNNNNNNNNNNNNNNNNNNNNNNNNNNNNNNNNNNNNNNNNNNNNNNNNNNNNNNNNNNNNNNNNNNNNNNNNNNNNNNNNNNNNNNNNNNNNNNNNNNNNNNNNNNNNNNNNNNNNNNNNNNNNNNNNNNNNNNNNNNNNNNNNNNNNNNNNNNNNNNNNNNNNNNNNNNNNNNNNNNNNNNNNNNNNNNNNNNNNNNNNNNNNNNNNNNNNNNNNNNNNNNNNNNNNNNNNNNNNNNNN
The Capsicum annuum cultivar UCD-10X-F1 chromosome 6, UCD10Xv1.1, whole genome shotgun sequence DNA segment above includes these coding regions:
- the LOC107855896 gene encoding proteinase inhibitor PSI-1.2-like yields the protein MTIHRVVFLALLLLSGTVLLGSRVESAAAKACPRNCDTDIAYMVCPSSGERIIRKVCTNCCAAQKGCKLFRSNGSIKCTGT